One Delphinus delphis chromosome 3, mDelDel1.2, whole genome shotgun sequence genomic region harbors:
- the LOC132421678 gene encoding LOW QUALITY PROTEIN: olfactory receptor 7G3-like (The sequence of the model RefSeq protein was modified relative to this genomic sequence to represent the inferred CDS: substituted 1 base at 1 genomic stop codon), giving the protein MALPQTLLYMFFDSQLYNVKPXNLSDTAEFLLLGLSGDPELQPLLFCLFLSMYVVTVLGNLLIILASIYNSHLHTPVYFFLSNLSFIDICFTTTTTTIPKMLVNIQTQSKSASYTGFLTQICFVLTFAGLKTGILAMMAYDRFVAICHPLRYSVIMNRKVCRLLVLISSFVSVVDALLHTLMALRLSFCTELKIPLFFCELAHILSLACSDILINNVLVYLVTSLLGVIPLSGIIFSYTRIVSSVLKIPSAGGKDKAFSICGSHIIVVSLFYGTGFGVYFSSAATHSSKKSAVVSVMYTVVTPMMNPFICNLRSKAMMGALRKLISRISSFH; this is encoded by the coding sequence AACGTGAAACCCTGAAACCTCTCTGATACTGCAGAATTCCTCCTTCTGGGACTGTCAGGGGATCCAGAACTGCAGCCCCTCCTATTCTGCCTCTTCCTGTCCATGTACGTGGTCACTGTGCTTGGTAACTTGCTCATCATCCTAGCCAGTATCTATAACTCCCACCTGCACACTCCCGTGTACTTCTTCCTCTCTAATCTGTCTTTCATTGACATCTgtttcaccaccaccaccaccacaatcccAAAGATGCTAGTGAACATCCAGACACAGAGCAAATCCGCCAGTTACACAGGATTCCTCACCCAAATCTGCTTTGTCTTGACTTTTGCTGGACTGAAAACTGGAATTCTGGCCATGATGGCCTATGATCGATTTGTGGCCATCTGTCACCCACTGAGGTACAGTGTCATCATGAACCGCAAGgtctgcaggctgctggttcTGATCTCCTCCTTTGTTAGTGTTGTGGATGCCCTGCTCCACACTTTGATGGCACTGCGGCTGTCCTTTTGCACAGAACTAAAAATTCCCCTCTTTTTCTGTGAACTAGCTCATATTCTCAGTCTCGCCTGTTCTGATATCCTCATCAATAACGTCCTCGTGTATTTAGTGACCAGCCTGTTGGGCGTTATTCCTCTCTCTGGGATAATTTTCTCTTATACTCGAATTGTCTCCTCTGTCCTGAAAATCCCGTCAGCTGGTGGAAAGGATAAGGCATTTTCCATCTGTGGGTCACACATAATAGTTGTTTCCTTGTTTTACGGGACAGGTTTTGGGGTGTACTTTAGTTCTGCAGCCACTCACTCCTCCAAGAAGAGTGCAGTGGTATCAGTGATGTACACTGTGGTCACCCCTATGATGAACCCCTTTATCTGTAATCTGAGGAGCAAGGCTATGATGGGGGCTTTGAGGAAACTCATCTCTAGAATATCATCTTTCCATTGA